Proteins encoded together in one Electrophorus electricus isolate fEleEle1 chromosome 9, fEleEle1.pri, whole genome shotgun sequence window:
- the LOC113586680 gene encoding cystatin-M-like: protein MYLERCFLAHILLTYVTVVFYCCVFGEAVAGGRSSVPTNSAAVQQAALFAVVEYNKVYSKQMTAFKISSIISAESQVVAGFKYFLKVKLGLTRCSKNTTGAALQSCPLKAHGMVLLCNFVVIEIPWESVELLVVNGCTKLSG, encoded by the exons ATGTATTTGGAAAGATGCTTTTTAGCCCATATTCTCTTGACGTACGTGACTGTCGTCTTTTATTGCTGTGTTTTCGGAGAAGCTGTAGCTGGAGGGCGAAGCTCTGTGCCGACAAATTCAGCTGCGGTGCAACAGGCCGCTCTGTTCGCTGTGGTAGAATATAACAAAGTCTATTCCAAGCAGATGACTGCTTTCAAGATCAGTAGTATTATTTCTGCCGAAAGTCAG GTAGTGGCAGGATTTAAGTACTTTCTTAAGGTGAAGCTCGGACTGACACGATGCTCCAAAAACACAACTGGTGCAGCTCTTCAATCCTGTCCTCTAAAAGCCCATGGCATG GTTCTCCTTTGTAACTTTGTGGTGATAGAAATCCCATGGGAATCTGTTGAGCTGCTTGTGGTGAATGGATGTACAAAATTATCAGGATGA